The following are encoded together in the Nocardia sp. XZ_19_385 genome:
- the sufB gene encoding Fe-S cluster assembly protein SufB: protein MTTTTDQVQPLTQEETIASLGKYGYGWADSDVAGAAAQRGLSEAVVRDISAKKSETEWMLEQRLKALRIFDRKPMPNWGSNLDGIDFDNIKYFVRSSEKQAATWEDLPEDIKNTYDKLGIPEAEKQRLVSGVAAQYESEVVYHSIREDLEKQGVIFLDTDTALKEHPELFHEYFGSVIPAGDNKFSALNTAVWSGGSFIYVPPGVHVDIPLQAYFRINTENMGQFERTLIIVDEGAYVHYVEGCTAPIYKSDSLHSAVVEIIVKKGGRCRYTTIQNWSNNVYNLVTKRAKAEAGATMEWVDGNIGSKVTMKYPAVWMTGEYAKGEVLSVAFAGEGQHQDTGAKMLHLAPHTSSNIVSKSVARGGGRASYRGLIQINKGAYGSKSTVKCDALLVDTISRSDTYPYVDIREDDVTMGHEATVSKVSEDQLFYLMSRGLTEDEAMAMVVRGFVEPIAKELPMEYALELNRLIELQMEGSVG, encoded by the coding sequence ATGACGACGACCACCGACCAGGTGCAACCGCTCACCCAGGAAGAAACCATTGCTTCGCTGGGCAAATACGGTTACGGCTGGGCCGATTCGGATGTGGCCGGCGCCGCCGCGCAGCGAGGTCTGTCCGAGGCGGTTGTCCGAGACATCTCGGCCAAGAAGAGCGAGACCGAGTGGATGCTCGAGCAGCGTCTCAAGGCCCTCCGGATCTTCGACCGCAAGCCCATGCCGAACTGGGGTTCCAACCTCGACGGCATCGACTTCGACAACATCAAGTACTTCGTGCGTTCGTCGGAGAAGCAGGCCGCGACCTGGGAAGACCTGCCCGAGGACATCAAGAACACCTACGACAAGCTCGGCATCCCCGAGGCGGAGAAGCAGCGCCTGGTCTCCGGTGTCGCCGCGCAGTACGAGTCCGAGGTCGTCTACCACTCCATCCGTGAGGATCTGGAGAAGCAGGGCGTCATCTTCCTCGACACCGACACGGCGTTGAAGGAGCACCCGGAGCTCTTCCACGAGTACTTCGGCTCGGTCATCCCCGCCGGTGACAACAAGTTCTCCGCGCTGAACACCGCGGTGTGGTCGGGTGGCTCGTTCATCTACGTGCCGCCGGGTGTGCACGTCGACATTCCGCTGCAGGCCTACTTCCGGATCAACACCGAGAACATGGGCCAGTTCGAGCGCACCCTGATCATCGTCGACGAGGGCGCCTACGTGCACTACGTCGAGGGCTGCACCGCGCCGATCTACAAGTCCGACTCGCTGCACTCCGCGGTCGTGGAGATCATCGTGAAGAAGGGCGGCCGCTGCCGCTACACCACGATCCAGAACTGGTCGAACAACGTCTACAACCTGGTCACCAAGCGGGCCAAGGCCGAAGCGGGCGCGACCATGGAGTGGGTCGACGGCAACATCGGGTCCAAGGTCACCATGAAGTACCCGGCGGTCTGGATGACCGGCGAGTACGCCAAGGGCGAGGTCCTCTCGGTCGCGTTCGCGGGCGAGGGCCAGCACCAGGACACCGGCGCGAAGATGCTGCACCTGGCGCCGCACACCTCCTCGAACATCGTGTCGAAGTCGGTGGCGCGCGGTGGCGGCCGGGCCTCCTACCGTGGCCTGATCCAGATCAACAAGGGCGCCTACGGCTCCAAGTCGACCGTGAAGTGCGATGCGCTGCTGGTCGATACGATCAGCCGCTCCGACACCTACCCCTACGTCGACATCCGCGAGGACGACGTGACGATGGGCCACGAGGCGACCGTCTCGAAGGTGTCCGAGGATCAGCTGTTCTACCTGATGAGCCGCGGCCTCACCGAGGACGAGGCGATGGCGATGGTGGTGCGCGGCTTCGTCGAGCCGATCGCCAAGGAACTGCCGATGGAATACGCGTTGGAACTGAACCGGCTCATCGAGCTGCAGATGGAAGGAAGCGTCGGCTGA
- a CDS encoding DUF4189 domain-containing protein has product MSRKVAAGAVASFATAIVLSGMSPANAATQSGVAIMEVEGYHATSVDGGFNAARGDLYGALAISRSSARVSSAVNYGSWAAAENGARAECARRDCEVVVNFRNACGSVSQGADYRFGWSWAPGRGEAERLSNEVLGMSAPPFPDPGSASPRPARVILSACTANAG; this is encoded by the coding sequence TTGTCTCGTAAGGTTGCCGCGGGCGCGGTCGCGTCTTTCGCAACCGCGATCGTGTTGTCCGGCATGAGTCCGGCCAACGCGGCCACCCAGAGTGGCGTGGCGATCATGGAAGTCGAGGGCTACCATGCCACGTCCGTGGACGGTGGCTTCAACGCCGCCCGCGGCGATCTCTATGGCGCGCTGGCGATTTCGCGGAGCAGCGCCCGCGTGTCCTCGGCCGTCAACTACGGCAGCTGGGCCGCGGCCGAGAACGGCGCGCGGGCCGAATGCGCCCGTCGCGACTGCGAGGTCGTGGTCAACTTCCGCAACGCCTGCGGTTCGGTGTCCCAGGGCGCCGACTACCGCTTCGGCTGGTCCTGGGCGCCCGGTCGCGGTGAGGCCGAACGCCTTTCGAACGAGGTGCTCGGCATGAGCGCCCCGCCGTTCCCGGATCCGGGCAGCGCTTCGCCGCGTCCGGCCCGGGTCATCCTGTCCGCCTGCACGGCGAACGCGGGCTGA
- the sufD gene encoding Fe-S cluster assembly protein SufD: MATGVIGAVEGENAKPIQNPGAGAATNKGEVFTSFDVEAFEVPSGRDEEWRFTPMRRLRGLHDGTAVQDGKATVEVNSVEGVTVETVGRDDARLGQAGVPADRVAAQAYSSFESATIVSVGQEIEVAEPVVLTVTGPGEGKTAFGHTQIRLANFAVATVVVDQRGSGTYAENVEFVLGDSAKLTVVHVQDWADDAVNTTAHHAKVGRDATLRHINVTLGGDLVRLTAGVRYDGPGGDAELLGLYFADAGQHFEQRLLIDHAVPNCKSNVLYKGALQGDPDSKKGDARTVWVGDVLIRAAAEGTDTFEVNRNLILTDGARADSVPNLEIETGEIAGAGHASATGRFDDEQLFYLRSRGIPEDAARRLVVRGFFHEIIQKIAVPEIRERLESAIEAELAAIGA, encoded by the coding sequence ATGGCGACAGGTGTCATTGGAGCGGTTGAAGGCGAGAACGCCAAACCGATTCAGAACCCGGGTGCCGGAGCCGCGACCAACAAGGGCGAGGTTTTCACCTCGTTCGATGTGGAGGCTTTCGAGGTCCCGTCGGGCCGCGACGAGGAGTGGCGCTTCACCCCGATGCGCCGCCTGCGCGGCCTGCACGACGGCACCGCCGTGCAGGACGGCAAGGCGACCGTCGAGGTCAACTCGGTCGAGGGCGTCACCGTCGAGACCGTGGGCCGCGATGACGCGCGCCTCGGCCAGGCCGGTGTGCCCGCCGATCGTGTTGCGGCCCAGGCATATTCGAGCTTCGAGTCGGCGACCATCGTGTCGGTCGGCCAGGAGATCGAGGTCGCCGAGCCGGTCGTGCTCACCGTGACCGGCCCGGGCGAGGGCAAGACCGCCTTCGGCCACACGCAGATTCGGCTCGCGAACTTCGCCGTCGCCACCGTGGTCGTCGACCAGCGCGGCAGCGGAACCTACGCCGAGAACGTGGAATTCGTGCTCGGTGACAGCGCGAAGCTGACCGTCGTCCACGTCCAGGACTGGGCCGATGACGCCGTCAACACCACCGCGCATCACGCCAAGGTGGGTCGCGATGCCACGCTGCGCCACATCAACGTCACCCTCGGCGGCGACCTGGTTCGTCTGACCGCGGGCGTGCGCTACGACGGTCCCGGCGGCGACGCCGAACTGCTCGGTCTCTACTTCGCCGACGCCGGCCAGCACTTCGAGCAGCGCCTGCTCATCGACCACGCGGTCCCGAACTGCAAGTCGAACGTGCTGTACAAGGGTGCGCTGCAAGGCGATCCGGACTCCAAGAAGGGCGATGCCCGCACCGTGTGGGTCGGCGACGTGCTGATCCGCGCGGCCGCCGAGGGCACCGACACCTTCGAGGTGAACCGGAACCTGATCCTCACCGACGGCGCCCGCGCCGACTCGGTGCCGAACCTGGAGATCGAGACCGGCGAGATCGCCGGCGCCGGACACGCCAGTGCCACCGGACGTTTCGATGACGAGCAGCTGTTCTACCTGCGCTCGCGCGGCATCCCCGAGGACGCCGCCCGTCGCCTGGTCGTGCGTGGCTTCTTCCACGAGATCATCCAGAAGATCGCGGTCCCCGAGATCCGGGAGCGGCTGGAGTCGGCCATCGAGGCCGAACTCGCCGCAATCGGCGCCTGA
- a CDS encoding zinc-binding dehydrogenase produces MKRLTLSGPGALTWEDVPEPEITAPGQALVRPIALATCDIDPAVLRGSFPLSGPYPFGHEGVVEVVAVGEQVRTVRVGDRAVVPFQISCGTCKPCLRGRTGNCASHPPLSTFGLGTLGGLDWGGLWADLALIPHADAMLVPLPAGVDPATVASASDNIPDGYRAVGPQLAADPGAEVLVIGGPGAPSIGLYAAGLAVALGSDRVVYLDDSAERLAIAEKLGAQAVEGRRDTRVGRFPITVESAGGSKALRAAIDATTYDGWCTSVSVQLSDVALPVFDMYSRCCTFHTGRAHARPAIPAVLDLVAAGSFDPSVVTSVTVPWHDSAEALLETPMKLVAVR; encoded by the coding sequence ATGAAGCGTTTGACGTTGTCCGGCCCCGGCGCACTCACCTGGGAAGACGTCCCCGAACCCGAAATCACCGCTCCTGGACAGGCTCTCGTCCGGCCGATCGCACTGGCCACCTGCGATATCGACCCGGCGGTGTTGCGCGGATCGTTTCCACTGTCCGGGCCCTACCCATTCGGGCACGAGGGCGTCGTCGAAGTGGTCGCGGTCGGGGAGCAGGTGCGCACGGTCCGGGTCGGTGACCGCGCCGTCGTCCCGTTCCAAATCTCTTGCGGCACTTGCAAACCCTGCCTGCGCGGCCGCACCGGCAACTGCGCGTCCCATCCACCGCTGTCCACCTTCGGCCTCGGCACGCTCGGCGGTCTCGACTGGGGCGGTCTGTGGGCCGACCTCGCCCTGATCCCGCACGCCGACGCCATGCTCGTCCCGCTCCCGGCCGGGGTCGATCCGGCCACCGTGGCCAGCGCCAGCGACAACATCCCGGACGGTTACCGCGCCGTCGGCCCACAGCTGGCCGCCGATCCGGGCGCGGAAGTACTGGTCATCGGCGGTCCAGGGGCTCCGTCGATCGGGCTCTACGCGGCCGGTCTCGCCGTCGCGCTCGGCTCGGATCGCGTTGTCTACCTGGATGATTCGGCCGAACGATTGGCGATCGCCGAGAAGCTCGGCGCGCAGGCGGTCGAAGGCCGGCGCGACACTCGCGTCGGCCGGTTCCCGATCACGGTCGAGTCCGCGGGCGGGTCGAAGGCCCTGCGCGCCGCCATCGACGCGACCACCTACGACGGCTGGTGCACCAGCGTCAGCGTGCAGCTCTCCGACGTCGCCCTCCCGGTCTTCGACATGTACAGCCGCTGCTGCACTTTCCACACCGGCCGCGCCCATGCCCGCCCGGCCATCCCCGCGGTCCTCGACCTCGTCGCGGCCGGCAGCTTCGATCCGTCGGTAGTCACGAGCGTGACGGTGCCGTGGCACGATTCCGCCGAAGCGCTCCTGGAAACCCCGATGAAACTGGTAGCCGTGCGCTGA
- a CDS encoding metalloregulator ArsR/SmtB family transcription factor, giving the protein MGLRNDDERAGRKAGTASAPAPVGTEGHTRAAIVQLLLEDGPITATAIGTRLGLTPAGVRRHLDALIDSGQARASRSAPWQQKGRGRPAKQYQLTAAGRGRLGHAYDDLAGAAIRQLGEIGGEQAITEFARKRARTIVAGIDAVEDHTPQNTEAKAEEIAEAFTDAGFAASTRKVGAGVQICQHHCPVAHVAEEFPQLCEAELEAFRELLGTHVQRLATIANGDCACTTHVPLLALPITKKSAPQTAAQPATVRTNDSGRSAE; this is encoded by the coding sequence ATGGGTTTGCGGAATGACGACGAAAGGGCCGGTCGCAAGGCTGGTACCGCGTCGGCGCCTGCGCCCGTCGGCACCGAGGGCCACACCCGGGCCGCCATCGTCCAGCTGCTGCTGGAGGACGGCCCGATCACCGCGACCGCCATCGGCACCAGGCTGGGCCTCACCCCGGCCGGCGTGCGCCGGCATCTCGACGCCCTGATCGATTCCGGTCAGGCGCGGGCAAGCCGATCCGCACCGTGGCAGCAGAAGGGCCGCGGCCGCCCCGCCAAGCAATACCAGCTGACCGCCGCCGGACGCGGCCGCCTCGGCCACGCCTACGACGACCTCGCCGGGGCCGCCATTCGCCAGCTCGGCGAGATCGGCGGCGAACAGGCCATCACCGAATTCGCCCGGAAACGGGCACGGACTATCGTGGCCGGGATCGACGCGGTCGAGGACCACACTCCGCAGAACACCGAGGCGAAAGCCGAGGAAATCGCGGAAGCCTTCACCGACGCCGGATTCGCCGCCTCCACCCGCAAGGTGGGCGCGGGCGTGCAGATCTGCCAGCATCACTGCCCGGTCGCGCACGTCGCCGAGGAATTCCCGCAGCTGTGCGAGGCCGAACTCGAGGCGTTCCGGGAGCTGCTCGGCACCCACGTGCAGCGGCTCGCGACGATCGCCAACGGCGACTGCGCCTGCACCACCCACGTACCGCTACTCGCACTACCGATAACGAAAAAGTCTGCTCCACAAACCGCCGCACAGCCCGCGACGGTACGAACGAACGACTCCGGAAGGAGTGCCGAATGA
- the mptB gene encoding polyprenol phosphomannose-dependent alpha 1,6 mannosyltransferase MptB yields the protein MAVLEGARRRTLAVGRRALGLDVPASDHTVAVLHRDETAVPELDAREMSQFNRIRLMGATGSVLMVISALGVGAQPVLQNPVSGMRIFAIFGRAHTASLAVCMVGTTFVVLAWLLLGRFAVGGLGGNPLHRLTRSQMDRTLLLWVLPLAIAPPMFSNDVYSYLAQSEISARGLDPYVVGPSQALGNDNVLTRNVPNIWRETPAPYGPLFLWAGRIIAEITGDNILLGVWMHRLLALGGVALIVWALPRLSVRCGVAPVSALWLGAANPLVLFHLVGGVHNDALMLGLMLAGLELCLRAIDDAPVFDGRAYALLITGAVVITLSASIKVTSMIVMGFVWVALARRWNGGLRTLVTSAAMLGGIALGVTALISSLSDLGFGWIHTLSVANAVRSWMSLPTAIGIITGFGGVLLGLGDHTTALLSITRPIAAAVAAYVTVRMLVAAGTGRLHPVGALGVSLGAIVLLFPVVQPWYLLWAIVPLAAWATRPIFRGPAVAFSAVVSVLQMPRGGDFEVFQIVGSAIATAIVAVLFIVLTRNVLPWRAQQAGVSAPSQEPTAYRVTS from the coding sequence GTGGCGGTACTGGAGGGCGCGCGGCGCCGGACATTGGCGGTTGGGCGCCGGGCCTTGGGGCTCGACGTGCCGGCTTCCGATCACACGGTCGCGGTGCTGCATCGGGACGAGACGGCGGTGCCGGAGCTCGATGCGCGGGAGATGTCGCAGTTCAACCGGATTCGGTTGATGGGGGCGACCGGGTCGGTGCTGATGGTGATCAGTGCGCTCGGGGTGGGGGCGCAGCCGGTGCTGCAGAACCCGGTGTCGGGGATGCGGATCTTCGCGATCTTCGGGCGGGCACATACGGCCTCGCTCGCGGTGTGCATGGTGGGCACCACGTTCGTCGTGCTGGCGTGGCTGCTGTTGGGGCGGTTCGCGGTTGGCGGGCTCGGCGGTAATCCGCTGCACCGGCTGACGCGGTCACAGATGGATCGGACGTTGCTGCTGTGGGTGCTGCCGCTGGCGATCGCGCCGCCCATGTTCAGCAATGACGTGTATTCGTATTTGGCACAGAGTGAGATCAGTGCGCGCGGGCTCGACCCGTATGTGGTGGGGCCGTCGCAGGCGCTCGGCAACGACAACGTGCTGACCCGGAACGTGCCGAATATCTGGCGGGAGACGCCCGCGCCATACGGGCCGCTGTTCCTATGGGCCGGGCGGATCATCGCCGAGATCACCGGCGACAACATTCTGCTCGGCGTGTGGATGCACCGGTTGCTCGCGCTCGGAGGTGTGGCGTTGATCGTGTGGGCGCTGCCGCGTCTGTCGGTGCGCTGCGGTGTCGCGCCGGTGAGTGCGCTGTGGCTCGGCGCGGCCAATCCGCTCGTGCTGTTCCACCTGGTCGGCGGCGTGCACAACGACGCGCTGATGCTCGGCCTGATGCTGGCGGGCCTGGAGCTGTGCCTGCGCGCGATCGACGACGCCCCCGTGTTCGACGGCCGGGCCTACGCGTTGCTGATCACCGGAGCGGTGGTGATCACGCTGTCGGCATCGATAAAAGTCACCTCGATGATCGTCATGGGGTTCGTCTGGGTGGCCTTGGCCCGCCGCTGGAACGGCGGGCTACGAACACTGGTGACTTCGGCGGCGATGCTCGGCGGAATAGCGCTGGGGGTAACGGCTCTCATCAGTTCGCTGAGCGATCTCGGTTTCGGGTGGATCCACACGCTCAGTGTCGCGAACGCGGTGCGCAGCTGGATGTCGCTGCCGACCGCGATCGGCATCATCACCGGATTCGGTGGCGTGCTGCTCGGGCTCGGCGATCACACCACGGCGCTGCTCAGCATTACCCGGCCGATCGCCGCGGCGGTGGCGGCGTACGTGACGGTGCGCATGCTGGTCGCCGCCGGCACCGGGCGACTGCATCCGGTCGGGGCGCTGGGCGTCTCGCTCGGCGCGATCGTGCTGCTGTTCCCGGTGGTGCAGCCCTGGTATCTGCTGTGGGCAATCGTCCCGCTGGCGGCCTGGGCGACGCGACCGATATTCCGCGGGCCCGCGGTCGCGTTCTCGGCGGTCGTCAGCGTGCTGCAGATGCCGCGCGGCGGCGATTTCGAGGTGTTCCAGATCGTCGGCTCGGCGATCGCGACCGCGATCGTGGCCGTGTTGTTCATCGTGCTCACCCGGAATGTGCTGCCCTGGCGGGCACAGCAGGCGGGGGTGTCGGCTCCGTCACAGGAGCCCACGGCTTACCGTGTGACCTCGTGA
- the sufU gene encoding Fe-S cluster assembly sulfur transfer protein SufU yields MRMEQMYQEVILDHYKHPHHRGLREPFGAEVHHVNPTCGDEVTLRVNIADNGEVTDVSYDGQGCSISQAATSILADQVIGLPVQQALKVVDSYSEMISSRGTIEGDEDVIGDGIALAGVAKYPARVKCALLGWLAFKDAVVRISDNSSTNGANS; encoded by the coding sequence ATGCGCATGGAGCAGATGTACCAGGAAGTGATCCTGGACCACTACAAACACCCGCACCACCGCGGGCTGCGGGAGCCGTTCGGCGCCGAAGTGCACCACGTCAACCCGACCTGCGGTGACGAGGTGACCTTGCGCGTCAACATCGCCGACAACGGTGAGGTCACGGATGTGTCGTACGACGGCCAGGGCTGTTCGATCAGCCAGGCCGCCACGTCGATCCTGGCCGACCAGGTCATCGGGCTGCCGGTGCAGCAGGCGCTGAAGGTCGTCGACTCCTACAGCGAGATGATCTCCAGCCGCGGCACCATCGAAGGCGACGAGGACGTGATCGGCGACGGCATCGCCCTCGCCGGCGTCGCCAAGTACCCGGCGCGGGTGAAGTGCGCGCTGCTGGGTTGGCTGGCGTTCAAGGACGCCGTGGTGCGGATATCCGATAATTCCTCCACGAATGGGGCGAACTCATGA
- a CDS encoding metal-sulfur cluster assembly factor has protein sequence MTETPATETEQAAAPVELSAEEIKHLEDIEEAMRDVVDPELGINVVDLGLVYGISVENEIAKLDMTLTSAACPLTDVIEDQTRNALVRSGLVEDLTINWVWMPPWGPDKITDDGREQLRALGFTV, from the coding sequence ATGACCGAGACACCGGCCACCGAGACCGAGCAGGCTGCTGCTCCGGTCGAACTGTCTGCCGAGGAGATCAAGCACCTCGAGGACATCGAGGAGGCGATGCGCGACGTCGTCGACCCCGAACTCGGCATCAATGTCGTGGACCTCGGCCTGGTTTACGGCATCTCGGTCGAGAACGAGATCGCCAAGCTCGACATGACCTTGACCTCGGCCGCGTGCCCGCTCACCGACGTCATCGAGGACCAGACCCGCAACGCCCTGGTGCGCAGCGGCCTGGTCGAGGACCTGACGATCAACTGGGTCTGGATGCCGCCGTGGGGCCCGGACAAGATCACCGACGACGGCCGTGAACAGCTGCGCGCGCTCGGATTCACCGTCTAG
- a CDS encoding TetR/AcrR family transcriptional regulator: MVSESRRRIEVAAAGLLARHGYHGFGLKKLSAAAGLPYGSIYHHFPGGKEEIAVAAITGTAVLSSRVMAQAPGDVFASTRTMFEFMVAKLAGSEWTDGCPVGTPALDGGSDVEAIRVACVAAFEMMERAFAGLLTEVGLPVEEAERLAVTVVAAYEGATILSRVRRSEEPLRAVAAGMERLIRTTLADADVAAR; the protein is encoded by the coding sequence ATGGTTTCGGAGTCCAGGCGGCGGATCGAGGTTGCGGCGGCGGGGTTGCTGGCGCGGCATGGGTATCACGGGTTCGGGTTGAAGAAGTTGAGTGCGGCGGCGGGGTTGCCGTATGGGTCGATTTATCACCACTTTCCGGGTGGGAAAGAGGAGATCGCGGTGGCGGCGATTACCGGGACGGCGGTGTTGTCGAGTCGGGTGATGGCGCAGGCGCCGGGGGATGTGTTCGCGTCGACGCGGACGATGTTCGAGTTCATGGTGGCGAAGCTGGCGGGGTCGGAGTGGACCGATGGGTGTCCGGTGGGGACGCCCGCGCTCGATGGGGGCAGTGATGTGGAGGCGATCCGGGTCGCGTGTGTGGCGGCCTTCGAGATGATGGAGCGAGCCTTCGCTGGGCTGCTGACCGAGGTCGGTTTGCCGGTGGAGGAGGCCGAGCGGCTGGCGGTGACGGTGGTAGCGGCCTATGAAGGGGCGACGATCCTGTCGCGGGTACGGCGGTCCGAGGAACCGCTGCGGGCGGTGGCCGCGGGGATGGAGCGGTTGATCAGAACGACGCTCGCGGATGCAGATGTCGCAGCCAGATGA
- a CDS encoding DUF4189 domain-containing protein, which translates to MLGKSALVAAVTSSAAVTVFAAAPAEAAGKYYGTFGISWSTGKTIASVDHPSKVAADAAAIRDCGVYDCELVLRIVDGCGAIARGADGKWGWAAGGSLADAEQAAVASLGESAPPFPDLGSSQPRAAAVVTSACTKNIR; encoded by the coding sequence GTGCTCGGTAAGTCCGCTCTGGTCGCCGCTGTCACCTCATCGGCCGCGGTCACCGTCTTCGCGGCCGCGCCGGCCGAGGCGGCCGGGAAGTACTACGGCACCTTCGGGATCTCGTGGAGCACCGGTAAAACGATCGCCTCCGTCGACCATCCCTCCAAGGTGGCCGCCGACGCCGCCGCCATCCGCGACTGCGGCGTCTACGACTGTGAACTGGTGCTGCGCATCGTCGACGGCTGCGGCGCCATCGCCCGCGGCGCGGACGGCAAATGGGGCTGGGCCGCCGGCGGCTCCCTCGCGGACGCCGAACAGGCGGCCGTCGCCTCCCTTGGCGAATCCGCGCCGCCCTTCCCGGATCTCGGCAGCTCCCAGCCGCGCGCCGCGGCCGTCGTAACCTCCGCCTGCACCAAGAACATTCGCTGA
- the sufC gene encoding Fe-S cluster assembly ATPase SufC, which produces MTTLEIKDLHVEVATPEGEAKEILKGVNLTIKSGETHAIMGPNGSGKSTLSYAIAGHPKYTVTSGSITLDGEDVLEMTVDERARAGLFLAMQYPVEVPGVSMTNFLRTAATAVRGEAPKLRHWVKEVKESMNELEIDAAFGERSVNEGFSGGEKKRHEILQLGLLKPKIAILDETDSGLDVDALRIVSEGVNRYKERENGGVLLITHYTRILRYIKPEFVHVFVGGRIVAEGGAELADELDANGYTKFIPATAGA; this is translated from the coding sequence ATGACCACCCTGGAAATCAAGGACCTGCACGTCGAGGTGGCTACGCCGGAAGGCGAGGCCAAGGAAATCCTCAAGGGCGTGAACCTCACCATCAAGTCCGGTGAGACCCACGCCATCATGGGCCCCAACGGCTCGGGCAAGTCGACGCTGTCCTACGCGATCGCCGGACACCCGAAGTACACGGTGACCTCCGGCTCGATCACCCTCGACGGCGAAGACGTGCTGGAGATGACGGTCGACGAGCGCGCCCGCGCCGGCCTGTTCCTGGCCATGCAGTACCCGGTCGAGGTCCCCGGCGTCTCGATGACGAACTTCCTGCGCACCGCCGCCACCGCTGTCCGCGGCGAGGCCCCGAAGCTGCGGCACTGGGTCAAGGAGGTGAAGGAGTCGATGAACGAGCTCGAGATCGACGCCGCCTTCGGTGAGCGCAGCGTCAACGAGGGCTTCTCCGGCGGCGAGAAGAAGCGCCACGAGATCCTGCAGCTGGGCCTGCTCAAGCCGAAGATCGCCATCCTCGACGAGACCGACTCCGGCCTCGACGTGGACGCGCTGCGCATCGTCTCCGAGGGTGTCAACCGCTACAAGGAGCGCGAGAACGGCGGCGTCCTGCTGATCACGCACTACACCCGGATCCTGCGCTACATCAAGCCGGAATTCGTGCACGTCTTCGTGGGTGGCCGCATCGTCGCCGAGGGCGGCGCGGAGCTGGCCGACGAACTCGACGCCAACGGCTACACCAAGTTCATTCCCGCGACCGCTGGAGCCTGA
- a CDS encoding cysteine desulfurase, with the protein MTAMVHNALDVARIRADFPILARTVRDGKPLVYLDSGATSQRPLVVLDAERQFLIESNSAVHRGAHQLAEEATDAYENARADIARFVGVDAGEIVFTKNATESLNLVTYTFADPRFPHHVGPGDEIVVTELEHHANLVPWQELARRTGATLKWYGVTEDGRIDLDSLELSPATKVVAFTHQSNVTGAVTDVAEIVRRAKAVGALTVLDACQSVPHMTVDFRALDVDYAAFSGHKMFGPSGVGVLYGRRALLEQMPPFITGGSMIETVTMAASTYAPPPQRFEAGVPMTSQVVGLGAAVRYLEELGMENIAAHEHALVSKAIEGLSAIEGVRIVGPIENVDRGSAVSFVVDGIHAHDVGQILDDEGVAVRVGHHCAWPLMQRLGIPATARASFAAYNTLDEVDALVAAVRKAQKFFGVA; encoded by the coding sequence ATGACCGCCATGGTCCATAACGCTCTCGACGTGGCCCGCATCCGGGCCGACTTCCCGATCCTGGCCCGCACGGTCCGGGACGGGAAACCGTTGGTGTACTTGGACTCCGGCGCGACTTCCCAGCGGCCCCTGGTGGTGCTCGACGCGGAACGACAGTTCCTGATCGAAAGCAATTCGGCGGTGCATCGCGGTGCGCACCAGCTGGCCGAGGAAGCGACCGACGCCTACGAGAACGCGCGCGCCGATATCGCGCGCTTCGTGGGCGTCGATGCCGGGGAGATCGTGTTCACCAAGAACGCGACCGAATCGCTGAACCTGGTGACCTACACTTTCGCCGACCCGCGGTTCCCGCATCATGTGGGCCCGGGTGACGAGATCGTCGTCACCGAGCTGGAGCATCACGCGAATCTCGTTCCGTGGCAAGAGCTCGCGCGGCGCACCGGTGCGACGCTGAAGTGGTACGGCGTGACCGAGGACGGCCGGATCGATCTCGATTCGCTCGAATTGTCGCCCGCCACCAAGGTTGTCGCGTTCACGCATCAGTCCAACGTGACCGGCGCGGTCACCGATGTCGCCGAAATCGTCCGGCGCGCAAAGGCAGTCGGCGCGTTGACGGTGCTCGACGCCTGCCAGTCGGTGCCGCACATGACGGTCGACTTCCGGGCGCTCGACGTCGATTACGCCGCGTTCTCGGGGCACAAGATGTTCGGCCCCTCCGGCGTCGGCGTGCTCTACGGCCGCCGTGCGCTGCTCGAGCAGATGCCGCCGTTCATCACCGGTGGCTCGATGATCGAGACCGTCACCATGGCCGCCAGCACCTACGCCCCGCCGCCGCAGCGGTTCGAGGCCGGTGTGCCGATGACCTCGCAGGTGGTCGGATTGGGTGCGGCCGTGCGGTATCTCGAAGAGCTCGGCATGGAAAACATTGCCGCGCACGAACATGCGCTGGTATCGAAGGCGATCGAAGGCTTGAGTGCGATCGAGGGTGTGCGGATCGTCGGACCGATCGAGAACGTGGATCGCGGTTCCGCGGTGTCGTTCGTGGTCGACGGGATCCACGCCCACGATGTCGGCCAGATCCTGGACGACGAAGGCGTCGCCGTGCGCGTCGGGCACCACTGCGCGTGGCCGCTCATGCAGCGCCTGGGCATTCCCGCCACCGCGCGCGCGTCCTTCGCCGCCTACAACACCCTGGACGAGGTGGACGCACTGGTAGCCGCCGTGCGGAAGGCTCAGAAGTTCTTCGGAGTTGCATAA